Genomic segment of Deinococcus planocerae:
TCTTCGCGGTCGTGCTCGCCATTCCGATCTCGATCAGCGCGGCGCCGCTGCTGTACTCGGCGCTGGGCTTCACCTTCAACATCGTTTCCCTGCTCGCCATCATCGTCGCCATCGGCATCGTGGTGGACGACTCCATCGTGGTCGCGGAGAACGTGCAGCGTTACCGCGACATGGGGTACGGCCTCTTGAGGAGCGTGCTCCTCGGCGCCTCCGAGGTCTTTTCCGCCGTGACTGCCGCGAGCTTTTCCTTGCTCGCCGTCCTGATCCCGCTCTCGTTCATGCCGGGCATCCTGGGGCAGTTTTTCAGCCAGTTCGGCCTCGGCCTCGCCGCCGCGATCACGATGAGCTGGCTGGAGGCGCTGCTCTTCCTCACGGTGCGCATGGCGTACACCCGCGACCCCGAACCCATCTCGTGGCGCGAGGTGCCCGGCGTGTTCGCCCGGCTGCCGCGCTTTTTCTTCGGGGCCCTTCTCAGCGTGCGCCGATTGCCGGGGCTGCTCCTCCTCGCGCTCTTCGGGGCCGCCGGATGGACCGCGCTCGACCGCCTGACCGGGCTGCCGACGCCCGCCGTGGCCGGGCTCGCCATCGCCTTGGCGCCCGTGCTCCTGACGCTGGTGCGCTACCTCCTGACCGTGCTGCTCGCCCTGCTGGAGGCGCTGACGGGGACCCTGCACGGCCTGACCAACAAAGGCGTGAAGGGCACCGCCCGCGCGTACGCCCGCTCGGTGGGCGGGGCGCTGCGGCGGCCCTGGGTGGTCATGGTCATCGCGGGGCTCTTCCTCGCCAGCGTGCCCTTCGCCATGCGCGGGATCGGGTTTTCCTTCACCCCCCGCAGCGACTCCGGCCTCCTGGCCGTGGACGTGGAGCTGCCCACCGGCACCGACCTCGCCACCACGAACGCCCTCACGGCCCGGGTCGAGGACCGCCTCCTCGCGCGGGACGAGGTGCGGCTCGTGCAGACGAGCGTGGGGGCCGGGGGCTTCACGGGCGGCACGAACGCGAACGCGGCCTCGCTGACCCTCACCCTGGTGCCCAAGGAGGAGCGCCCCGGCATCGAGACCCTCGCCGCGCGCTACGGGGCGGAACTGGAGCGCGTCGCCTCGGGCGTCCCCGGCGCCGAGGTGCGCGTGACCGCCGAGCAGGGCGGCCCCGGCGGCAGCGCGGACATCAGCCTCGCGCTCACCGCCCCCAACCAGGCCCTCCTCGTGGAGCGCAACCGCGAGGTCGTGCGGCTGCTCTCGCAGGACCCCAACATCGCCTCCCTGGAGAGCAGCCTGAGCGCCACCCGCCAGGAGCGGACCTTCGTGCCCGACCCCGCCCGCCTCGCCGGAAGCGGTCTGAGCGCCTCGGACGTGGCCCAGGCCCTGCGAACCTACAACGACGGCACGACGGCGGGAAATCTGCGCGACGGCGACCGCAGCGTGGACATCGTGGTGCGGCTCGACCCCGCGCAGGTGCAGGGCGAGCAGAGCCTGCTCTCCCAGACGGTGTACTCGCAGGCCCTCGGGGCGAACATTCCGCTCGCGCAGCTCGGCACCTTCGAGCTGCGGCAGGCCCCGGCCACGCTCAGCCGCCTGAACAAGGCGTACACGGCGACCCTTGACATCAACCTCGCGCCGGGGGGGCCCAACCCCTTCGCCTACCAGCGCGTGATCACCGAGCGGGTGGCGGCGGCGGGCCTGCTTTCGGGCGGGGTGACCCTGGGGAACGCCTCGGCCTTCGGGAGCGCGGGGCTGACGAGCGACCTCGTGTTCTACGGGCCCATCGTGCTCGTGCTCGCGGTGCTCTTGACGTACCTGGTGCTGGGCTCGCAGTTCAACTCGTTCCGTTACCCGATCTACCTGCTGCTGCCCGTGCCGCTCGCCATCGTGGGGGCGCTGTGGACGCTGAACTTCTTCGGGGTGAACCTCGACGTGATCACGGTGCTCGGCATGGTGATCTTGCTCGGGCTCTCGACGAAGAACTCGATTCTCTACCTCGAATTCGTGACCGAGCGGATGCGGGTCCTGCCGCTGCGCGAGGCGCTGATCGAGGCCGCCGAGCTGCGCTTCCGCCCGATCATCATGACCACCCTGACGGTGCTCGTGATCAGCCTGCCGCTCGTCTTCGGGCAGGGGGACGGGGCCGAGTTCCGCCGCGGGCTGGGCATCGTGATCCTGGGCGGCGTGATCACGTCCACCCTGCTCACCTTCTACGTGGTGCCGAGCGTCTTTTACTTCTTCGAGCGTGGGCGGCAAACACCCCGCGAGGTCAACCTCTCGCAGGTCCCGGCGCCCGCCTTGCCCGCCTCGGACTGAGCCCGGCCTCCGTCGCCCCGCGTCAAGCCCCGCCCCTCGTGGCTGGGGCTTTTTTCACGCTTTCCTGCACCTTGGGTGAAGACCCGCCGGGGGTCGCGCCTCCTACAATGAGAGCTGAGCCGTGAAGGAGCCGAGCCGCCGCCCTCCCCCGGAACCCGGGCGGGCCGTGCTGGGGGCGTCCGGCGACACGAAGGAGTGACCCTCGACATGGACTGGCAAAACCTTCCCGGAGGCGGGAATATCGAGGACCGCAGGGGCGGAGGCGTCCCCGGCGGCGGCATCGCGGCGGGCGGCGTCGGCGGGCTGATCATCGCCCTGATCGCCATGTTCTTCGGGGTGGACCCGAGTGTGGTCCTGGGCGGCGGGCAGGGCACGCCCACCACCCAGACGCGGCCCCAGACCCAACCCGGCGCGCAGGACGAGGCGTACCAGTTCGTCGACCGCATCCTGGGCAGCACGAACACCGTCTGGAGCGGTGTTTTCCGGGAGGCCGGTCGGACATACACGCCGCCGACGCTGGTGCTCTTCAGTGGCGTGGTGCAGAGTGCCTGCGGTCAGGCGAGCAGCGCGGTGGGGCCCTTTTACTGCCCGCTCGACAACAAGGTGTACCTCGACACCAGCTTCTTCTCCCAGATGGACCGCCGGCTCGGCGGGGGCGGGGACTTCGCGTACTCGTACGTGATCGCGCACGAGGTCGGGCACCACGTGCAGAACGAACTGGGCATCGCCGATCAGGTCGAGCGGGCCCAGCGGCAGTCGCGCAGCGAGGCCGAGGCGAACCAGTACGGGGTGCGGCTCGAACTCCAGGCGGACTGCTTCGCGGGCGTGTGGGGCAACCGGGTCGCCACCCTCGCCAACCTGACCGAGGCGGACGTGCGCGAGGCCGTGAACACCGCCTCCGCCATCGGGGACGATACCCTCCAGCGCCAGGGGCAGGGCTACGTCGTGCCCGACTCGTTCACCCACGGGACGAGCGATCAGCGCGTGCGCTGGTTCATGACGGGCTTCCGGACCGGGGACCCCAACCGCTGCGACACCTTCAACCAGAATTACGGCCAGCTCTGAGGCGGGCCCTCATCCACCCCGCACCCGGCTGCGCTTTCATGCGCCCGTGACCCTGAAGCGCCCCCGACCCCAGCCCCGGTGGACGGTCGGGGGCCTTCCCGTGACTGT
This window contains:
- a CDS encoding efflux RND transporter permease subunit; this translates as MSVHDQPELTAPRGTLPDGTPEPVVNPAVRFSVRNYVFSIGVFVLAVLLGLIATTRLGVELLPNFEVPVLAVSTSYPGATPDQVDREVSRPVEDAVSTLGGVVDINSTSVSGQSAVVITFSDQTDIDSAANSVSQAVAAIRATLPEGTEAPVVQKFDPNATPILTLALLGGSAPAADVTTYAEDVLVPRLERVEGVADVSVSGGPERQIQVLLDPARLQAYNLAPGRVSAAIQASALDLPAGSVTQGGNTIGFSTRNTPTTLADVERIVVDPATGLRVADVATVRDAAARPTSYARLNGQPAVLLDVRKASGTNSVAVADNVRAAMEAQTLPAGYRLTLASDTTRETRATVEDTFKEFLIAIGAVGVIVLLFLGRLNTVFAVVLAIPISISAAPLLYSALGFTFNIVSLLAIIVAIGIVVDDSIVVAENVQRYRDMGYGLLRSVLLGASEVFSAVTAASFSLLAVLIPLSFMPGILGQFFSQFGLGLAAAITMSWLEALLFLTVRMAYTRDPEPISWREVPGVFARLPRFFFGALLSVRRLPGLLLLALFGAAGWTALDRLTGLPTPAVAGLAIALAPVLLTLVRYLLTVLLALLEALTGTLHGLTNKGVKGTARAYARSVGGALRRPWVVMVIAGLFLASVPFAMRGIGFSFTPRSDSGLLAVDVELPTGTDLATTNALTARVEDRLLARDEVRLVQTSVGAGGFTGGTNANAASLTLTLVPKEERPGIETLAARYGAELERVASGVPGAEVRVTAEQGGPGGSADISLALTAPNQALLVERNREVVRLLSQDPNIASLESSLSATRQERTFVPDPARLAGSGLSASDVAQALRTYNDGTTAGNLRDGDRSVDIVVRLDPAQVQGEQSLLSQTVYSQALGANIPLAQLGTFELRQAPATLSRLNKAYTATLDINLAPGGPNPFAYQRVITERVAAAGLLSGGVTLGNASAFGSAGLTSDLVFYGPIVLVLAVLLTYLVLGSQFNSFRYPIYLLLPVPLAIVGALWTLNFFGVNLDVITVLGMVILLGLSTKNSILYLEFVTERMRVLPLREALIEAAELRFRPIIMTTLTVLVISLPLVFGQGDGAEFRRGLGIVILGGVITSTLLTFYVVPSVFYFFERGRQTPREVNLSQVPAPALPASD
- the ypfJ gene encoding KPN_02809 family neutral zinc metallopeptidase — its product is MDWQNLPGGGNIEDRRGGGVPGGGIAAGGVGGLIIALIAMFFGVDPSVVLGGGQGTPTTQTRPQTQPGAQDEAYQFVDRILGSTNTVWSGVFREAGRTYTPPTLVLFSGVVQSACGQASSAVGPFYCPLDNKVYLDTSFFSQMDRRLGGGGDFAYSYVIAHEVGHHVQNELGIADQVERAQRQSRSEAEANQYGVRLELQADCFAGVWGNRVATLANLTEADVREAVNTASAIGDDTLQRQGQGYVVPDSFTHGTSDQRVRWFMTGFRTGDPNRCDTFNQNYGQL